A genomic window from Prunus persica cultivar Lovell chromosome G2, Prunus_persica_NCBIv2, whole genome shotgun sequence includes:
- the LOC109947281 gene encoding uncharacterized protein LOC109947281: MASVCRLFQTLANSPQVWNTISMAKYPDHPSWYRARPAVQHFLQQCRACDNPESIFREAFEGFFRHGKVEALYGMRIAATAGHMEAAYVVGLLGMSGIGQSKEDALQFLCSLNQRNNIDMKGTRDTLTGRFRGPFVARHIVDMFDYGKIKFNRCSACNNNEWYFVIPGWPSEDKINPALWTCCNRCKWHRESIFWFKLMREYVVRGNHIFLH; the protein is encoded by the coding sequence ATGGCATCTGTGTGCCGATTGTTCCAAACTTTGGCAAACAGTCCACAAGTGTGGAACACCATTTCAATGGCAAAGTACCCAGACCATCCTAGCTGGTACCGTGCCAGACCTGCGGTCCAACATTTCTTGCAACAATGCAGGGCTTGCGATAACCCTGAGTCCATATTTAGAGAAGCATTCGAAGGTTTTTTCAGGCACGGTAAGGTGGAAGCCTTGTATGGGATGCGCATTGCAGCCACGGCAGGCCATATGGAAGCGGCATATGTAGTTGGACTACTTGGTATGTCCGGAATTGGTCAGTCAAAAGAGGATGCATTACaattcttgtgttctttgaaTCAACGTAACAACATTGATATGAAAGGAACCAGGGATACTTTGACAGGAAGATTTCGCGGACCATTTGTTGCAAGACATATCGTAGATATGTTTGACTATGGGAAGATTAAGTTCAATCGCTGCAGCGCTTGTAACAACAATGAatggtattttgttattcCAGGCTGGCCTAGTGAAGACAAGATAAATCCTGCGTTGTGGACTTGTTGCAATCGATGTAAATGGCACCGTGAGagtattttttggttcaaacTGATGCGTGAGTATGTTGTGCGAGGGAATCACATATTTTTGCATTAG
- the LOC109947282 gene encoding protein FAR-RED IMPAIRED RESPONSE 1-like, protein MSGGSKSDECATANGKVYIPEVRNEETPAVGMKFDSLDLVYSFYNSYAFFAGFDSTKVLTKQLGSVNIPIHQKVSIFEVQSGGMDKIGFIKKDIYNLECSVNGKLRNHDVELVTEYFMAEQKKNEAFYFKIEGDGHDRFSRCFWADATSRRAYGFYGDVVVFDTTFNTNRYDLTFAPMLGVNNHGQTIVLACAFLSKETTESFVWMFEEFKKAMPGGEPKMIITDQDAAMAIAISIACPTTFHRLCIWHITSKFSVKLPRDAYKEYWREFQKAIWDTDNKDEFDAKWNIVVTKAGLTDHPWPSSMFDLKESWVPAYAQQFFAAGMSSSQRAEACFLELKTDDACKVVFNVSERKNWETRVAEVVYVKDSDHASCSCKRFKFVGIICKHILALFIRDQIEYMPDKYILKRWKKTAKSGLVSDANGNEIKDCADPGLLIKRSTMSRLASDVVEDALMSEEGCELLSETLKSLQVKLKLLKDGPSNNEVGGFSSQTQYMKDPKRVRCKGRSKGVTGAKEKAMKRGIRHCWECGRIGHDRRQCPALNTP, encoded by the exons ATGTCTGGGGGCTCAAAGAGTGATGAATGTGCAACAGCTAATGGGAAGGTTTATATTCCTGAAGtaagaaatgaggaaacaCCAGCAGTTGGGATGAAGTTTGACTCGCTTGACCTCGTTTACAGTTTCTATAATAGTTATGCATTCTTTGCTGGCTTTG attctaCAAAAGTACTCACAAAACAGTTGGGTTCAGTTAATATTCCCATTCATCAGAAGGTAAGTATTTTCGAGGTGCAATCCGGAGGAATGGATAAAATCggttttatcaaaaaagataTCTACAATCTTGAATGTAGTGTGAATGGGAAGCTGAGGAATCACGATGTTGAACTAGTGACCGAGTATTTTATggctgaacagaaaaaaaatgaggctttttatttcaagattgaGGGAGATGGGCATGACAGGTTTAGTCGATGTTTTTGGGCAGATGCAACTTCTAGACGGGCGTATGGGTTTTATGGAGATGTTGTTGTATTCGATACCACATTCAACACGAATCGATACGACTTGACATTTGCACCAATGTTGGGAGTTAATAACCATGGTCAGACAATTGTCTTAGCATGCGCATTTTTGAGCAAGGAAACGACTGAGTcgtttgtttggatgtttgagGAGTTTAAGAAAGCCATGCCAGGTGGGGAACCTAAAATGATCATTACAGATCAAGATGCGGCAATGGCCATAGCGATTTCAATAGCCTGCCCGACTACATTTCATCGACTTTGCATATGGCACATCACATCAAAGTTCTCTGTTAAGTTACCACGTGACGCTTATAAGGAGTATTGGCGTGAATTTCAGAAAGCCATATGGGATACTGACAATAAGGATGAGTTTGATGcaaaatggaatattgtggTTACAAAGGCTGGTTTGACTGACCATCCATGGCCAAGttcaatgtttgatttaaAGGAATCTTGGGTTCCAGCCTACGCACAACAATTTTTTGCCGCTGGAATGTCAAGCAGCCAAAGAGCGGAAG CATGTTTCCTAGAGCTCAAAACAGACGATGCTTGTAAAGTTGTCTTTAACGTGAgcgaaaggaaaaattgggaaacaagaGTGGCAGAAGTCGTATATGTCAAAGACTCTGACCACGCATCGTGTAGCTGCAAAAGATTTaaatttgttggaattatttGCAAGCACATCCTAGCATTGTTCATAAGGGACCAGATTGAATATATGCccgataaatatattttgaagaggtGGAAGAAAACTGCGAAATCTGGATTGGTGTCAGATGCAAATGGCAACGAAATTAAAGACTGTGCAGATCCTGGCCTTCTAATAAAGCGGAGTACAATGTCTCGACTTGCTTCAGATGTGGTTGAGGATGCATTAATGAGTGAAGAAGGATGTGAGCTACTGTCAGAGACTCTAAAAAGTTTGCaggtgaagttgaagttgctgAAGGATGGACCAAGTAATAACGAAGTTGGAGGGTTCAGctctcaaacacaatataTGAAAGACCCTAAGAGAGTGAGGTGCAAAGGAAGGTCGAAAGGAGTAACGGgagcaaaggaaaaggcaatgaAGCGAGGGATTAGACACTGTTGGGAGTGTGGACGCATTGGTCATGATAGAAGACAATGCCCAGCCTTGAACACACCGTAA
- the LOC109947280 gene encoding sentrin-specific protease 2-like, whose amino-acid sequence MDWQNVYKVYTPFMLTKYKHWEVVMIDLVLCEIKVYDSKVSLIPDDIVKEELAPLSITLPNLLNTIDFYEEGVYANNCSRDWWCPWPIERVDVPQQSNEGDCGMFVLKYIELFSAELPLATCTSHNMPFFRLKLAAEITRGDAYFP is encoded by the exons ATGGATTGGCAGAACGTCTATAAGGTGTATACCCCATTTATGTTGACGAAGTACAAGCATTGGGAGGTTGTAATGATTGATCTGGTATTGTGTGAAATCAAAGTGTACGATTCAAAGGTTTCACTAATTCCAGATGACATCGTAAAGGAAGAACTCGCCCCGCTATCAATTACGCTTCCAAATCTTCTCAACACCATCGACTTTTATGAAGAAGGTGTTTATGCAAACAATTGCAGCCGAGATTGGTGGTGTCCGTGGCCAATAGAGCGTGTGGATGTTCCACAACAGTCTAATGA aGGCGATTGTGGCATGTTTGTGTTAAAGTACATTGAGCTTTTCAGCGCTGAGCTTCCGTTAGCTACTTGCACCTCGCACAACATGCCTTTTTTTCGGTTGAAATTGGCTGCGGAGATAACAAGGGGAGATGCTTACTTCCCATGA